In Zymoseptoria tritici IPO323 chromosome 7, whole genome shotgun sequence, a single genomic region encodes these proteins:
- a CDS encoding uncharacterized protein (Predicted mitochondrial, soluble (not defined if matrix or intermembranne space). No hits with protein databases, neither with hypothetical. Probable M graminicola specific protein (novel gene). unknown function.), which translates to TFHSLRSSFLGKAEPKSQLLLPLWTRAFAKTIEIPSRGCNDTLLQLHQYPEQAQPRWRHPESSSRSSSRPTLSKTSIASTAR; encoded by the coding sequence GCACTTTTCATTCACTTCGCTCTAGCTTTCTTGGCAAAGCCGAGCCCAAATCCCAGCTGCTCCTTCCACTTTGGACCAGAGCGTTTGCCAAGACCATCGAAATTCCATCAAGAGGCTGCAACGATACACTTCTTCAGCTTCACCAATATCCCGAGCAAGCACAGCCACGATGGCGCCATCCCGAATCCAGCTCACGATCGAGCTCCCGGCCGACATTGTCCAAGACATCAATAGCCAGCACGGCACGTTGA